A window of the Helianthus annuus cultivar XRQ/B chromosome 4, HanXRQr2.0-SUNRISE, whole genome shotgun sequence genome harbors these coding sequences:
- the LOC110933806 gene encoding uncharacterized protein LOC110933806, with translation MDGITTRVYRRVERYWRRKPYIRLGGNSTDETGLNRPRRFWRIRVTSKLKLRYSPKKLLTGIRDGYMNMMMRMANSQVVAGSGGFGEGVAKFGMKPVKEYDDKLIMEIYKTLALRQAQLATNDGSEIGVGR, from the coding sequence ATGGATGGTATCACCACCCGAGTGTACCGAAGAGTCGAACGTTACTGGCGGAGGAAACCCTACATCCGGCTCGGCGGCAACAGCACCGACGAAACCGGTCTAAACCGGCCACGCCGGTTCTGGCGGATAAGAGTAACATCAAAGCTGAAGTTGAGATACTCTCCGAAGAAACTACTCACCGGAATTCGTGACGGTTACATGAACATGATGATGCGAATGGCGAATTCGCAGGTGGTTGCCGGAAGCGGTGGTTTCGGTGAAGGGGTGGCGAAGTTCGGGATGAAACCGGTGAAAGAATACGATGATAAGTTGATAATGGAGATCTATAAAACGTTGGCGTTGAGACAAGCTCAGTTGGCAACTAATGATGGTTCGGAGATCGGTGTTGGTCGGTGA